A section of the Thermomicrobiales bacterium genome encodes:
- the rplM gene encoding 50S ribosomal protein L13 — MSRTYTPRASEIDRRWYIVDAEGLTLGRLATQIATVLRGKHKPTYTPNMDVGDYVIVVNAEKIHVTGGKREKKMYYRHSGYPGGFRQTVLKDMLAKHPERVIEKAVKGMVPRTSLGAEQLR; from the coding sequence ATGAGCAGGACGTACACGCCACGCGCATCGGAAATCGATCGTCGCTGGTATATCGTCGACGCCGAGGGCCTGACTCTCGGTCGTCTGGCGACGCAGATCGCCACCGTGCTGCGCGGCAAGCACAAGCCGACGTACACGCCGAACATGGATGTCGGCGATTACGTCATCGTCGTCAACGCCGAGAAGATCCACGTCACCGGTGGCAAGCGCGAGAAGAAGATGTATTATCGCCACTCCGGCTATCCGGGTGGCTTCCGCCAGACCGTGCTGAAGGACATGCTCGCGAAGCATCCGGAGCGGGTCATCGAGAAGGCAGTTAAGGGCATGGTGCCGCGCACCTCGCTCGGCGCGGAGCAACTGCGC